From Chryseobacterium shandongense, the proteins below share one genomic window:
- the uvrB gene encoding excinuclease ABC subunit UvrB yields MQFKLQSEYKPTGDQPQAIEKLTEGVKIGEKYQTLLGVTGSGKTFTVANVVQNVQKPTLVLAHNKTLAAQLFMEFKEFFPENAVEYFVSYYDYYQPEAYIATTGTYIEKDLSINEEVEKLRLSATASLLSGRRDVLIVASVSCIYGIGNPTEFHKSLISIAIGEKVTRTALLHSLVNALYSRTLNEFQRGTFRVKGDVIDVFPAYADNAVRIQFFGDEIEKIQSFDPVSGNVTSNFEQIQIYPANLFVTSKETLNGAIRNIQDDLVKQVDFFNAIQKPLEAKRLQERTELDLEMIKELGYCSGIENYSRYLDGRLPGTRPFCLLDYFPKDYLMVIDESHVTVPQVHAMYGGDRSRKESLVDYGFRLPAAMDNRPLKFEEFEAIQNQVIYVSATPADYELEKTGGAYIEQIIRPTGLLDPIIEIRPTINQIDDLMEEIQKRADLDERVLVTTLTKKMAEELTKYFTKFGIRTRYIHSDVETLERIQIMQDLRVGLFDVLIGVNLLREGLDLPEVSLVAILDADKEGMLRSRRSMIQTVGRAARNLNGRAIMYADKITKSMQATLDETEYRRAKQMEYNKQHGKVPVALNKKISESLVGRTKDFPDEKYTQKEILQKVAEAKASYTSEDIEKVITQKQKEMESAAKNLDFIKAAKLRDEIAALKG; encoded by the coding sequence ATGCAATTCAAACTTCAATCAGAATATAAACCCACCGGCGATCAGCCACAAGCCATTGAAAAGCTTACCGAAGGCGTAAAAATCGGTGAAAAATACCAGACGCTTCTTGGGGTTACCGGTTCCGGGAAAACCTTTACAGTAGCCAATGTGGTGCAGAATGTTCAGAAGCCGACGCTGGTCTTGGCTCATAACAAAACCCTGGCCGCACAGCTGTTCATGGAATTTAAGGAATTTTTTCCTGAAAATGCCGTTGAGTATTTCGTCAGCTATTATGACTATTATCAACCGGAAGCTTACATCGCCACTACCGGAACCTATATTGAAAAAGATCTCAGCATCAATGAAGAAGTTGAGAAGCTAAGACTTTCTGCTACGGCAAGTCTGCTTTCGGGAAGAAGAGATGTTTTAATTGTAGCTTCCGTATCATGTATTTACGGTATTGGAAATCCTACAGAGTTTCATAAATCATTAATTTCTATTGCTATCGGAGAGAAAGTAACGCGAACAGCATTGCTGCATTCTTTAGTTAATGCTTTATATTCCAGAACATTGAATGAGTTTCAACGAGGAACATTCAGAGTAAAGGGAGATGTAATTGATGTTTTTCCGGCTTACGCAGATAACGCCGTACGAATTCAGTTTTTCGGAGACGAAATCGAAAAAATCCAAAGTTTTGATCCTGTCTCCGGAAATGTAACTTCCAATTTTGAGCAGATTCAGATTTATCCTGCTAATCTTTTTGTAACCTCGAAAGAAACATTAAATGGTGCCATCCGGAACATTCAGGATGATCTCGTAAAGCAGGTAGATTTTTTTAACGCAATACAAAAGCCCCTGGAAGCCAAAAGATTACAGGAAAGAACCGAGCTTGATCTTGAAATGATCAAGGAATTAGGATATTGCTCCGGAATTGAGAACTACTCAAGATATTTAGATGGAAGATTACCGGGTACAAGACCCTTCTGTCTTCTCGATTATTTCCCTAAAGATTATCTGATGGTAATTGATGAAAGCCACGTTACCGTTCCGCAGGTTCATGCCATGTACGGCGGCGACCGGAGCAGGAAAGAATCTCTGGTAGATTACGGTTTCAGACTTCCCGCCGCAATGGACAACCGGCCTTTAAAGTTTGAAGAATTTGAAGCGATTCAGAATCAGGTGATTTACGTTTCTGCCACACCAGCTGATTATGAACTTGAAAAAACCGGCGGAGCTTATATTGAGCAGATTATCCGTCCGACCGGACTTTTGGATCCTATTATTGAAATCAGGCCAACCATCAATCAGATTGATGATTTAATGGAGGAAATCCAGAAACGGGCAGATCTGGACGAAAGAGTTTTGGTAACGACTCTGACCAAGAAGATGGCCGAAGAATTAACCAAATATTTTACAAAATTCGGAATCAGAACAAGATATATTCATTCTGATGTTGAAACCCTTGAGCGTATTCAGATCATGCAGGATCTGAGAGTGGGCCTTTTTGATGTTTTGATTGGCGTTAATTTATTAAGGGAAGGTCTTGATTTGCCGGAAGTTTCACTCGTTGCCATTCTGGATGCCGATAAAGAAGGAATGCTGAGAAGCCGAAGATCAATGATTCAGACGGTAGGCCGTGCTGCAAGGAATCTCAACGGCAGAGCCATCATGTATGCCGACAAGATCACCAAATCTATGCAGGCAACTCTGGATGAAACAGAATATCGTAGAGCCAAACAAATGGAGTATAATAAACAACATGGAAAGGTTCCTGTTGCTTTAAACAAGAAAATATCTGAAAGCTTAGTCGGAAGAACGAAAGATTTCCCGGACGAAAAATATACCCAGAAAGAGATTCTTCAGAAAGTTGCAGAAGCCAAAGCGAGCTACACCTCCGAAGATATCGAAAAGGTAATTACGCAGAAACAAAAGGAAATGGAATCTGCGGCGAAAAACCTGGATTTCATTAAAGCTGCTAAATTAAGGGATGAAATTGCTGCTTTGAAGGGATAA
- a CDS encoding DUF3820 family protein, translating to MNPEILKEICEVKMPFGKYQGTILADLPVSYLEWFQRQGMPKGKLGMQLSTIYEIKLNGLMDLLIPIRGGTGNYEKHKNKNYKF from the coding sequence ATAAACCCGGAAATATTGAAAGAAATTTGTGAGGTGAAAATGCCTTTTGGAAAGTATCAGGGAACAATACTGGCAGATCTGCCAGTAAGTTATCTGGAATGGTTTCAGCGACAAGGAATGCCGAAAGGAAAATTGGGAATGCAGCTGTCTACCATATATGAAATAAAACTAAATGGCTTGATGGATTTGCTGATTCCTATTCGGGGAGGAACCGGAAATTATGAAAAACATAAGAACAAGAACTATAAGTTTTAA
- a CDS encoding AI-2E family transporter — MNKNEQISSIKIKQVALLAIILILAGLICFNLALFIPSVLGAITIYVVCRKYNFYLQEEKKWKPWASALALMFASLIVLILPIYFIGDLLIEKLGNAQAYMDKFNIFLEKIHTYIYSKIGFDILSKENMDKLKNNVGQFSTKALSGTFNTLTVVLSMYFMLYFMLEKPRFFERILSSSAPLKRSNVSLIGEKMRKLIMANAIGIPVVALGQGIVALVGYFIFGAPSPVLLFALTAAASMIPVVGAAIIYVPICIYMIAEGDTGTGLGLAAYCMIVVGLTDNVLRFTLLKKLEDIHPLNTVFGIIMGMNLFGFMGLVFGPILISLTLLLIQVYRNEFSDDDTPDLKLPDKDDELEEKINLIV; from the coding sequence ATGAACAAAAACGAACAAATAAGCAGTATAAAAATAAAACAGGTCGCACTGCTTGCGATCATTCTGATTTTGGCAGGACTGATCTGTTTTAATCTGGCTCTCTTTATTCCGTCTGTTTTAGGAGCTATTACGATCTATGTCGTTTGCAGAAAGTATAACTTTTATCTTCAGGAAGAAAAAAAATGGAAACCCTGGGCCTCTGCACTGGCTTTGATGTTTGCCAGTCTTATTGTTCTTATTCTTCCCATTTACTTTATCGGAGATTTGTTGATTGAAAAGCTGGGAAATGCTCAGGCTTACATGGATAAATTTAACATCTTTCTTGAAAAAATTCATACCTACATTTATTCTAAAATAGGCTTTGATATTCTGAGTAAGGAAAATATGGACAAGCTTAAAAACAATGTGGGACAGTTTTCTACAAAAGCTCTGAGTGGTACATTTAATACACTTACCGTTGTATTGTCCATGTATTTTATGCTTTATTTTATGCTTGAAAAGCCAAGATTTTTTGAAAGAATACTGTCATCTTCCGCACCGCTTAAAAGATCGAATGTATCTTTAATAGGGGAAAAGATGAGAAAACTTATTATGGCAAATGCCATAGGAATTCCTGTTGTTGCTCTTGGGCAGGGAATTGTTGCCCTAGTGGGCTATTTTATTTTTGGTGCACCAAGTCCTGTATTGCTGTTCGCTTTAACGGCTGCAGCATCTATGATTCCTGTTGTTGGAGCAGCAATCATCTATGTGCCGATCTGTATTTACATGATCGCAGAAGGAGATACCGGAACCGGACTCGGACTGGCTGCGTATTGTATGATCGTCGTTGGATTAACAGATAATGTTTTACGTTTCACGCTCTTAAAAAAACTTGAAGATATTCATCCGTTAAATACTGTTTTCGGAATTATTATGGGAATGAATCTTTTCGGTTTTATGGGATTGGTTTTTGGACCGATTCTGATATCTTTAACATTGCTGCTGATTCAGGTATACAGAAACGAATTTTCTGATGATGATACCCCGGATCTGAAGCTTCCGGATAAAGATGATGAGCTGGAAGAAAAAATAAATCTGATTGTATGA
- a CDS encoding beta-carotene 15,15'-monooxygenase — protein MSEFNEFEQQGSVPERNTGSIISHAFEMYKGVFLYAIVAMILYIIGDVIVQSVTGYNSWGGFRDFRSFNDFEDGDFYSYEYWNGPGASFYYLLSFILNVFLCPLYVGLIYMANKYNTKITIEFSDLFIGYRQNFGNILIYSLITNIILGISAALCGIPFFFVFPLFLLGYPILLFENATAMDALNKTYNIAKENYGTFLGTSLLGLLISVAGLVLCCIGIIVTAPFIVVVMYSTYCAYLGKPRQILLNK, from the coding sequence ATGTCAGAATTCAATGAATTTGAACAGCAGGGCTCTGTTCCAGAAAGAAATACGGGCTCTATTATTTCTCATGCTTTCGAAATGTATAAGGGAGTTTTTCTCTATGCAATTGTTGCTATGATATTATATATAATCGGTGACGTTATTGTACAGTCAGTTACAGGATATAATTCGTGGGGAGGTTTCAGGGATTTTAGGAGTTTTAATGACTTTGAAGACGGCGATTTTTATAGTTATGAATACTGGAACGGACCAGGAGCTTCTTTCTATTATTTACTGTCTTTTATTCTGAATGTTTTTTTATGTCCGCTTTATGTAGGGCTTATCTATATGGCCAATAAGTATAATACTAAGATTACAATTGAATTCTCGGATTTATTCATTGGTTATAGACAAAATTTCGGGAATATTCTTATATACAGTTTAATAACAAATATTATTTTAGGAATTTCCGCCGCATTATGCGGGATTCCTTTCTTCTTTGTTTTTCCACTCTTTTTATTGGGCTATCCTATCCTCCTATTTGAAAATGCCACAGCGATGGATGCGCTCAATAAAACGTATAATATTGCAAAAGAGAATTATGGTACATTTTTAGGTACATCACTTTTGGGACTTCTCATCAGCGTTGCCGGATTGGTACTGTGCTGTATAGGAATTATTGTTACAGCTCCATTTATTGTAGTTGTAATGTATTCTACCTACTGCGCCTACCTTGGAAAACCAAGACAAATACTATTAAACAAATAA
- a CDS encoding aminodeoxychorismate synthase component I: MFSVNHQKFMEMDELSSQKVPYFFIVDFLAQNVEIFKEDEIEKSGLLIDFQTFSNTNEQHPLSKNMEWKSFPETLESFKSGFDKVQKNIRLGNSYLVNYTRKTKINTNLSLKEIFYHSSAKYKVFYKDFFVFFSPETFIKIIDGKIFTYPMKGTIDASVENAPEVLKNDIKEKAEHYTVVDLLRNDLSMVADDVKVDKFQYIDFIRTKQKNLYAMSSEISGIVKPEFNGKLGSIMEKLLPAGSILGAPKPKTLEIILDAEEYDRGYYTGVCGWFDGTNLDSCVMIRFIEKEGDQLYFKSGGGITHMSKLEDEYEEMKNKIYVPIH, encoded by the coding sequence ATGTTTTCAGTGAATCATCAAAAATTTATGGAAATGGACGAACTTTCAAGTCAGAAAGTTCCCTATTTCTTTATTGTCGACTTCCTCGCCCAAAATGTTGAAATATTTAAAGAAGATGAAATTGAAAAATCAGGATTGTTGATTGATTTCCAAACCTTTTCAAACACAAACGAGCAACATCCATTATCTAAAAACATGGAGTGGAAATCGTTTCCGGAAACGTTGGAAAGCTTTAAAAGCGGTTTTGATAAAGTTCAGAAAAATATTCGTCTCGGAAATTCTTATCTTGTAAATTATACACGAAAAACAAAAATTAATACAAATTTATCTCTTAAAGAAATTTTTTATCACTCTTCTGCAAAATACAAAGTTTTTTATAAAGATTTTTTCGTATTTTTTTCTCCCGAAACTTTCATAAAGATTATTGACGGAAAAATATTCACTTATCCTATGAAAGGTACCATTGATGCTTCGGTGGAAAATGCTCCGGAAGTTTTAAAAAATGACATCAAGGAAAAAGCGGAACATTATACGGTTGTGGATCTTTTGCGGAATGATCTCAGTATGGTTGCTGATGATGTGAAGGTGGACAAATTTCAGTATATTGATTTCATTAGAACAAAGCAAAAAAATCTTTATGCAATGAGTTCTGAAATATCAGGAATTGTAAAACCTGAATTCAACGGAAAATTGGGCAGTATCATGGAAAAGCTGCTTCCGGCTGGCTCCATTTTAGGAGCTCCAAAACCCAAAACCCTGGAAATCATCCTGGATGCGGAAGAATATGACAGGGGTTATTACACCGGAGTATGCGGCTGGTTCGATGGTACAAACCTTGACAGCTGTGTGATGATCCGTTTTATTGAAAAGGAGGGCGATCAGCTGTATTTCAAGAGTGGCGGCGGAATTACGCATATGAGTAAGCTCGAAGACGAGTACGAAGAAATGAAAAATAAAATTTATGTACCAATTCATTGA
- a CDS encoding aminotransferase class IV has translation MYQFIESIKVEDQEIFLLELHQKRVDATFAHFGKEGTIDLAKIYNHLEHDEDGLFKFRIVYDLDKRIRTQMIPYAIPEIENFQLVENNSFDYSFKFEDRKELEKMKMKAKAEEIIIVKNNHITDTSYSNILFLKGKDWFTPTSYLLNGVQRQHLLRKKQIKETEITLQNIKDFSHFQIINALNDFDENFIYAIDRIINLPGNEEYEDL, from the coding sequence ATGTACCAATTCATTGAAAGTATAAAGGTTGAAGATCAGGAAATCTTCTTATTGGAATTACACCAAAAGCGTGTAGACGCTACTTTTGCCCATTTCGGAAAAGAAGGAACTATTGATCTTGCCAAAATCTATAATCATTTGGAGCATGATGAGGATGGGCTTTTTAAATTTAGAATTGTGTACGATCTGGACAAAAGGATAAGAACGCAGATGATTCCTTACGCTATTCCGGAGATCGAAAACTTTCAGCTGGTGGAAAATAACAGCTTCGACTATTCTTTTAAGTTTGAAGACCGAAAAGAACTTGAAAAAATGAAGATGAAGGCTAAGGCTGAAGAAATCATTATCGTTAAAAACAATCATATTACCGATACCTCTTATTCCAATATCCTTTTTTTAAAGGGAAAAGACTGGTTTACCCCCACCTCCTATCTCTTAAACGGAGTTCAAAGACAGCATCTTTTAAGAAAAAAACAAATAAAAGAAACAGAAATCACCCTTCAAAACATCAAGGACTTCTCTCATTTCCAAATAATTAACGCTCTGAATGATTTTGACGAAAATTTTATCTATGCTATCGACAGGATCATCAATCTACCTGGAAATGAAGAATATGAAGACCTTTAA
- the menD gene encoding 2-succinyl-5-enolpyruvyl-6-hydroxy-3-cyclohexene-1-carboxylic-acid synthase: protein MKKYSSKRSIQILAHLLQQYGISDIIISPGSRNAPLAIHFSETDSFNCYSIVDERSAAFVALGMAMSEKKPVAVTCTSGSAAANYYPAITEAFYSNIPLLVLTADRPMDYVDIFDGQTIRQNNLFHQHSYGDFQLLEDGKEDAEDLNFDTIKKAIELCIEKQGPVHINIPLEEPLYELVSELPTFPTVEKTIRQKEYEIPSTLVAEWNTSQRIMILVGTRDYSPELENQLTQLVKNHSVVVLSEANSNLHHEKFFRHIDRYVFNFTEEDFKIYAPDLLITVGQNVVSKKVKQFLRKAHPKQHWHLDEVWQPDTYFALTEKLLVKPEVFFSKLLKFINLEPSPYFNLWDVLRDKKDAKHEKFLNTVDFSDFYFFHKTSQMIPENYNVHFSNSSAIRYAQLFDYGKRKIYCNRGTSGIDGSTSTAMGFAIKNTNPTLLITGDLSFFYDINGLWNQYIPPFVRIIIFNNGEGNIFKIIPGPGNANPNTLDEFIATKHHKNSEFLAKHFGFSYTKVDDDVTLDRVLENFFKPDTQPKILEVNTYGKNNADIQKSYFNFLKDS, encoded by the coding sequence ATGAAAAAATATTCTTCCAAAAGAAGTATTCAGATATTGGCACATCTTCTTCAGCAATATGGAATTTCAGATATTATTATTTCCCCGGGATCCAGAAATGCCCCTTTGGCAATCCATTTTTCCGAAACAGACAGCTTCAACTGTTACAGTATTGTAGACGAAAGAAGTGCCGCCTTCGTAGCACTTGGAATGGCGATGAGTGAAAAAAAACCTGTAGCCGTTACCTGTACCAGCGGTTCCGCGGCGGCCAATTATTATCCTGCCATTACGGAAGCATTTTATTCCAATATTCCGCTTTTGGTATTAACTGCCGACAGACCAATGGATTATGTTGATATTTTTGATGGGCAGACGATCAGGCAAAATAATCTTTTTCATCAGCATTCTTATGGAGATTTCCAGTTGCTGGAAGACGGAAAGGAAGATGCGGAAGACCTTAATTTTGACACGATAAAAAAAGCTATCGAACTTTGTATTGAAAAGCAGGGCCCGGTTCATATCAATATTCCATTAGAAGAACCTCTTTATGAGCTGGTTTCGGAATTGCCGACTTTTCCTACAGTGGAGAAAACAATTAGGCAGAAAGAATATGAAATTCCGTCCACTTTAGTTGCGGAATGGAATACTTCCCAAAGAATCATGATTCTGGTAGGAACAAGAGATTATAGTCCTGAACTTGAAAATCAGCTTACCCAGCTGGTTAAAAACCATTCGGTTGTGGTTCTCAGTGAAGCCAATTCTAATCTTCATCATGAAAAATTTTTTAGGCATATTGATCGCTATGTTTTTAATTTTACAGAAGAAGATTTTAAAATCTATGCTCCTGATTTACTGATTACAGTAGGACAGAATGTAGTGTCAAAAAAAGTAAAGCAGTTCCTGAGAAAAGCACATCCTAAACAGCACTGGCATTTGGATGAAGTATGGCAGCCGGATACCTATTTTGCTTTGACCGAGAAATTGCTAGTAAAACCCGAAGTTTTTTTCTCAAAATTGCTGAAATTTATCAATCTGGAACCCAGTCCGTATTTTAATCTTTGGGATGTCCTTCGCGATAAAAAAGACGCAAAACATGAAAAGTTTCTTAATACTGTAGATTTTTCAGATTTTTATTTTTTCCATAAAACTTCGCAAATGATTCCTGAGAATTATAACGTACACTTCAGCAACAGCTCGGCGATACGTTATGCGCAGTTGTTTGATTACGGTAAGAGAAAAATTTACTGTAACCGGGGAACAAGCGGAATTGATGGTTCAACATCTACAGCAATGGGTTTTGCTATAAAAAATACTAATCCTACCTTACTTATTACAGGAGATCTTAGCTTTTTCTATGATATCAACGGACTATGGAATCAGTATATTCCGCCGTTTGTAAGAATTATAATTTTTAACAATGGAGAAGGAAATATTTTCAAGATCATTCCCGGACCGGGAAATGCCAATCCGAATACGTTGGATGAGTTTATTGCAACCAAACACCACAAAAATTCGGAATTTTTAGCAAAGCATTTCGGATTCTCTTATACGAAAGTAGATGATGATGTTACGCTGGATCGTGTTCTTGAGAATTTCTTCAAGCCGGATACTCAGCCTAAAATACTGGAAGTCAACACCTATGGTAAAAATAATGCGGATATACAGAAATCTTATTTCAATTTTTTAAAGGATAGTTAA
- a CDS encoding isopenicillin N synthase family dioxygenase: MDKIPSVDLRDFLSGDPERKQKFVNEIGKAYEEIGFVALKGHFLDDKLVDELYGEVKNFFELPTETKQKYEIPGIGGQRGYVGFGKETAKGFKKGDLKEFWHFGQYVSEDSQYKNEYPDNVIVEELPKFNEVGKEAYQMLEKTGKYVLRALALYLGLDEFYFDDKIAEGNSILRPIHYPPITQEPDDAVRAAAHGDINLITLLMGSQGKGLQVQNHKGEWIDAIAEPDELMINVGDMLSRHTNNKLKSTIHRVVNPPRELWGTSRYSIPFFMHPVSSMSLNALENCIDEDHPKLYEDTTAGEFLHERLIELGLIKK; this comes from the coding sequence ATGGATAAAATACCTAGTGTAGACCTGCGTGATTTCCTTTCGGGCGACCCGGAACGCAAACAGAAATTTGTAAATGAAATCGGAAAAGCTTATGAAGAAATTGGTTTTGTTGCCTTAAAAGGCCATTTTCTTGATGACAAATTGGTAGATGAATTATATGGAGAGGTAAAAAACTTTTTTGAATTGCCAACGGAAACGAAACAAAAGTATGAGATTCCGGGAATTGGCGGACAGAGAGGCTATGTAGGATTCGGTAAGGAAACTGCGAAAGGCTTCAAAAAAGGAGACTTAAAAGAGTTTTGGCATTTCGGGCAGTATGTGTCCGAAGATTCCCAATACAAGAATGAGTATCCGGATAATGTAATTGTTGAAGAACTTCCAAAGTTCAACGAAGTCGGTAAGGAAGCTTACCAGATGCTTGAAAAAACAGGGAAATACGTGCTTAGAGCGTTAGCATTGTATCTTGGTCTTGATGAATTTTATTTTGATGATAAAATTGCAGAAGGAAATTCTATTTTAAGACCTATTCATTATCCGCCGATCACACAGGAGCCTGATGATGCGGTAAGAGCAGCTGCTCACGGAGACATTAACCTCATTACACTACTAATGGGATCTCAGGGAAAAGGACTTCAGGTTCAGAATCATAAGGGAGAATGGATCGATGCCATTGCAGAACCGGACGAGCTGATGATTAACGTAGGAGATATGTTGTCCAGACATACCAACAACAAACTGAAATCTACCATACACAGAGTAGTAAACCCACCGAGAGAATTATGGGGAACTTCAAGATATTCTATTCCGTTCTTTATGCATCCGGTAAGTTCGATGTCATTAAATGCATTGGAAAACTGTATCGATGAAGATCATCCGAAATTGTATGAAGACACTACGGCTGGAGAATTTCTCCATGAACGACTGATAGAATTAGGACTGATTAAAAAATAA
- a CDS encoding bacteriocin-like protein has protein sequence MKNLKKLSKGQLKSITGAGINLPEPEFCMYVCGNVVICATCSKDFKCPVDDTM, from the coding sequence ATGAAAAATTTAAAAAAACTAAGCAAAGGCCAATTAAAAAGCATTACAGGAGCTGGAATCAACCTTCCTGAACCGGAATTTTGTATGTACGTATGTGGAAACGTAGTAATCTGCGCAACATGCAGTAAAGATTTCAAATGTCCTGTGGATGACACGATGTAA
- a CDS encoding PA0069 family radical SAM protein: MQNENIIKGQGAQRNLTNRFDRYTYEPEDEDFEAVKTSFTEVFPKTIVNQVKSEDLPMEYSMNPYQGCEHGCSYCFARPTHEYWGYSAGIDFERKIMVKKNAPELLEKFFQKRGYRPQPILLSGNTDCYQPAERQFEITRKLLQVCLDYRHPVNILTKNALVLRDIDLLVPMAEQNIVSVSFSIPTINEELRRKMEPRTSSTTNKLKAVKILSENGIPVNVMVAPIIPGLNSDEPLSILKEVSDAGAKSFGYTLVRLNDAVEPVFVNWIESAFPDRAQKVLNLIRSMRGGKLGEKKVFDRQKGEGNIAEMIHNTFKVGRKKFFEGKEFPELSTKNFTGSKDQQLKLFD, encoded by the coding sequence ATGCAGAATGAAAATATCATAAAAGGACAGGGAGCTCAGCGAAATTTAACCAATCGTTTCGACAGATATACTTATGAACCGGAGGATGAGGATTTTGAAGCAGTAAAAACATCTTTTACCGAAGTTTTTCCAAAAACCATTGTAAATCAGGTTAAAAGTGAAGATCTCCCGATGGAATATTCCATGAATCCTTATCAGGGATGTGAGCATGGCTGTTCCTATTGTTTTGCAAGACCCACCCATGAATATTGGGGATACAGTGCCGGAATTGATTTTGAAAGGAAAATTATGGTAAAGAAAAATGCCCCGGAACTACTGGAAAAATTCTTTCAGAAAAGAGGTTATCGACCGCAGCCTATTTTGCTTTCAGGAAATACCGATTGCTATCAGCCTGCAGAGCGGCAGTTCGAAATAACCAGAAAATTGCTTCAGGTGTGTCTTGATTACAGGCATCCTGTGAATATCCTTACAAAGAATGCTTTGGTTTTACGCGATATTGATCTATTAGTGCCAATGGCTGAACAGAATATTGTTTCAGTTTCTTTTAGTATTCCAACCATCAATGAAGAGTTACGAAGAAAAATGGAACCGCGTACAAGCTCCACCACAAACAAATTGAAAGCCGTAAAAATTCTTTCGGAAAATGGTATTCCGGTTAATGTAATGGTGGCGCCTATCATTCCTGGACTGAACAGTGACGAGCCTCTGTCAATATTAAAAGAGGTTTCCGATGCAGGAGCAAAAAGTTTCGGCTATACTTTGGTAAGGCTTAACGATGCAGTAGAACCAGTTTTTGTAAACTGGATTGAAAGTGCTTTTCCGGATCGCGCGCAAAAAGTTTTAAATTTAATCCGTTCGATGCGCGGAGGTAAGCTTGGGGAAAAGAAGGTTTTTGATCGACAGAAAGGAGAAGGCAATATTGCCGAAATGATTCATAATACTTTTAAAGTCGGAAGAAAGAAATTTTTTGAAGGAAAAGAATTTCCTGAGCTTTCCACAAAAAACTTTACCGGTTCAAAAGATCAGCAGTTAAAATTGTTTGATTAA
- a CDS encoding DUF2797 domain-containing protein has translation MQFQGQILKMTSFNDEPIQYYLNLSGDLIHMNELFGKEITIKHTGFQCVNCHENKPIYRMGFCKNCFFESPYASDTIIRPELSTAHLGIAERDLEIEKGIQLQPHTVYLAYTGEVKVGVTRNTQIPTRWIDQGATFALPIARTENRYEAGMIEVALKQHVPDKTSWKKMLQDDLEDDIDLADFQQKIKEYFPDDFQKFYSEGETLWRFDYPFEKPEKVTSFTLDKRPEFTGRLTGIKGQYLGFDGGEFINIRGHEGYFIELNVRS, from the coding sequence ATGCAGTTTCAGGGACAAATTTTAAAAATGACAAGCTTCAATGATGAGCCTATACAATATTATCTAAATCTTTCTGGTGATCTTATTCATATGAATGAGCTTTTTGGTAAGGAGATAACAATAAAACATACAGGTTTTCAGTGTGTAAATTGCCACGAAAATAAACCGATTTACAGAATGGGTTTCTGCAAAAACTGTTTTTTTGAAAGTCCTTATGCAAGTGATACAATTATTCGTCCCGAGCTTTCTACCGCTCACCTCGGAATTGCGGAACGGGATTTGGAGATAGAAAAAGGAATTCAGCTTCAACCTCATACGGTTTATCTGGCTTACACGGGAGAAGTAAAAGTAGGTGTCACAAGAAATACACAAATTCCTACAAGGTGGATCGATCAGGGCGCGACTTTTGCTCTGCCTATTGCGAGAACCGAAAACCGGTATGAAGCGGGGATGATTGAAGTTGCTCTCAAACAGCATGTTCCTGATAAAACCAGCTGGAAAAAAATGCTTCAGGATGACCTGGAGGACGATATTGACCTGGCGGATTTCCAACAGAAAATAAAAGAATATTTTCCTGATGATTTCCAAAAATTTTACAGTGAAGGCGAAACACTCTGGAGATTTGATTATCCTTTCGAAAAACCGGAAAAAGTAACGTCTTTTACCCTGGATAAAAGACCGGAATTTACGGGAAGGCTTACAGGCATCAAAGGGCAGTATCTTGGTTTCGATGGGGGAGAGTTTATAAATATAAGAGGGCATGAAGGATATTTTATAGAGCTCAATGTCAGGAGCTGA